In Planctomycetia bacterium, one DNA window encodes the following:
- a CDS encoding tryptophan synthase subunit alpha translates to MTSPPPTNRIDRRLVEQPPGLWPFIPAGFPSLAFTEQLLTRLAALPIRGVELGIPFSDPIADGPVIQHAFAHALAAGVRLVEILAMVTRVRSAFPHPLLAMVSASIVYRRGADRFVEEASHAGFDGLIVPDLPLEEAADLADRCAAQNMRLSMLVAPTTPPERAQRIARAAGGFLYYVSVQGTTGERAALPTDLAANVTRIREQSGRPVLIGFGIGTADQVHGVCSFADGAIVGSALVRRIHEAMARGGESGALAAAVDFVRELAVGDGGP, encoded by the coding sequence ATGACCTCGCCACCACCGACCAACCGAATCGACCGCCGACTCGTCGAGCAGCCGCCGGGTCTGTGGCCGTTCATTCCCGCCGGGTTCCCCTCGCTCGCCTTCACGGAGCAGCTGCTCACGCGCCTTGCCGCGCTGCCGATCCGCGGCGTCGAACTGGGCATTCCGTTTTCCGATCCGATCGCCGACGGCCCCGTCATTCAACACGCCTTCGCGCACGCCTTAGCAGCCGGTGTCCGACTCGTGGAGATCCTTGCCATGGTGACGCGCGTGCGAAGCGCCTTTCCACATCCCCTCCTCGCAATGGTCTCCGCTTCGATCGTCTACCGTCGCGGCGCGGATCGATTTGTCGAAGAAGCCTCTCACGCCGGTTTCGATGGTCTGATCGTGCCCGATCTGCCGCTGGAGGAGGCGGCCGACCTCGCCGACCGTTGCGCCGCTCAAAATATGCGATTGTCGATGCTCGTCGCACCCACAACGCCGCCCGAGCGCGCCCAACGCATCGCGCGCGCCGCCGGCGGGTTCCTCTACTACGTATCCGTCCAGGGCACCACCGGCGAGCGCGCCGCCCTGCCCACCGACCTCGCCGCGAACGTCACGCGCATCCGCGAGCAATCAGGCCGCCCGGTGCTCATCGGCTTCGGAATCGGGACCGCCGACCAGGTCCACGGAGTCTGCTCGTTTGCCGATGGCGCGATCGTCGGCAGCGCATTGGTCCGCCGCATTCACGAGGCCATGGCCCGCGGTGGCGAATCGGGCGCACTCGCCGCCGCGGTCGATTTCGTGCGGGAACTGGCAGTCGGCGACGGCGGCCCC